In a single window of the Zea mays cultivar B73 chromosome 5, Zm-B73-REFERENCE-NAM-5.0, whole genome shotgun sequence genome:
- the LOC103627680 gene encoding zinc finger protein CONSTANS-LIKE 16, with product MSSSKHAAGAVGGKAARACDSCLRRRARWYCAADDAFLCQGCDASVHSANPLARRHERLRLRPTDPHSTTLEAGVATATWKKRQQQVAPAWSKRKARTRRPHVKSVGELLSRKLVVVPEVSPIESSEERKAEEEEEEEEGQLLYCVPTFDRALAELCSPPPPVDDPTASSCCRDDVDGAVENNTKAPPVVVAESPVQQLPDSFAGFGPTDAELREFAADMEALLGQGLDDGNELDRSFYMESLGLMAQQAEDVGRIKMEPNGIVSSRSRGEGAPGFGPTEMKPEASSAAAEVLDTDFNCCSPTVMMDNEDEDSFEQKASASNAAAAAAGTQFLKRSLDLSLNYEAIIESWGSSPWTDGQRPSVQLDDFWPHAHLTGWMAGGGRLGGEAAVTPRLGMGGGREARVTRYREKRRTRLFAKKIRYEVRKLNAEKRPRMKGRFVKRPAAAAGGGGEELPLPPRAPSPSLPIEVARVAAQSPCGVPIGVRPRPCPRECRGR from the exons ATGAGCAGCTCCAAGCACGCCGCGGGCGCCGTAGGCGGCAAGGCCGCGCGCGCCTGCGACAGCTGCCTGAGGCGGCGCGCGCGGTGGTACTGCGCTGCCGACGACGCCTTCCTGTGCCAGGGCTGCGACGCCTCGGTGCACTCGGCGAACCCGCTCGCCAGGCGGCACGAGCGCCTGCGCCTGCGCCCGACGGACCCGCACTCGACGACGCTCGAGGCCGGCGTGGCGACGGCGACGTGGAAGAAGCGCCAGCAGCAGGTCGCGCCGGCGTGGTCCAAGCGCAAGGCGCGCACTCGGAGGCCGCACGTCAAGAGCGTCGGGGAGCTCCTGTCGAGGAAGCTCGTCGTCGTGCCTGAGGTGTCCCCCATCGAATCGTCGGAGGAGCGGAAggccgaggaggaggaggaagaggaggagggGCAGCTGCTGTACTGCGTGCCGACCTTTGACCGCGCCCTGGCCGAGCTCTGCTCGCCACCGCCTCCGGTCGATGACCCGACGGCCTCATCCTGCTGCAGGGATGACGTCGACGGCGCCGTGGAGAACAACACAAAGGCACCACCGGTCGTGGTCGCGGAATCGCCCGTGCAGCAGCTCCCGGACAGCTTTGCCGGCTTCGGCCCCACGGACGCCGAGCTCAGAGAGTTCGCCGCAGACATGGAAGCCCTTCTTGGCCAGGGCCTGGACGACGGCAACGAGCTGGATAGATCGTTCTACATGGAGAGCCTAGGGCTAATGGCGCAGCAGGCGGAAGACGTCGGCCGGATAAAGATGGAGCCCAACGGCATCGTAAGCTCCCGCTCCCGCGGCGAGGGCGCTCCCGGGTTTGGCCCTACGGAGATGAAGCCAGAGGCGTCGTCAGCTGCTGCTGAGGTGCTGGACACAGACTTCAACTGCTGCTCGCCCACGGTGATGATGGATAACGAGGATGAGGACAGTTTCGAACAGAAGGCGTCGGCGAGcaacgctgccgccgccgccgcgggtaCGCAATTCTTGAAGAGGAGCCTGGATCTCAGCCTCAACTACGAGGCCATCATCGAGAGCTGGGGAAGCTCGCCGTGGACCGATGGCCAACGGCCAAGCGTCCAGCTCGACGATTTCTGGCCCCACGCCCACCTCACG GGCTGGATGGCGGGAGGAGGACGGTTGGGTGGGGAGGCGGCGGTGACTCCACGGCTGGGGATGGGCGGCGGGCGAGAGGCGCGGGTAACACGGTACCGGGAGAAGCGGCGGACGAGGCTGTTCGCCAAGAAGATAAGGTACGAGGTCCGGAAGCTCAACGCGGAGAAGCGGCCGCGGATGAAGGGCCGATTCGTCAAGCGACCAGCTGCCgctgcaggaggaggaggcgaggagcTACCATTGCCGCCCCGTGCGCCGTCACCTAGCTTGCCGATCGAAGTCGCCCGTGTCGCGGCGCAGTCCCCGTGCGGCGTGCCGATCGGGGTCAGGCCGCGCCCGTGTCCCCGTGAGTGTCGAGGTCGTTGA